In Spirosoma sp. KUDC1026, the sequence CAGTTTCGTTCAGTAAAATGGCTCCCTCTTCGCCCAGCGTTACGCATACGGTGTCAAGTGTATACCGTTCGCGCAGCTGCTGCATGGCCTTTTCCTGATCGCTCGCGTCACCGTACCAGCCCGCCAGTTCGGCCAGTTCGTGCTCGTTCAGTTTGGCCATATCGGCCTGATGCATCAGCGCTTCTACGATGTCCCGTTCGTAGTGGGGGGCGCGCAGGTTGACATCAAATACTTTTTTCGGCGCTACGTCCAGCAGGGCCTGCAGGGTTTCGTAGGTGCGGGTACTACGTGCTGCCAGGCTACCGTAGACAAAGAATTCGCTTTGTTGAACGACCTCCGTCAGGCCCGGTTCCAGCTGAATATAGTCCCAGGCCACGGGCTGAACGATCTTGTACGTCACTTCATTCCGGTCGGAGATATTGGCTTTGGCCACACCGGTCAGGTGCGTTTGTCCAACCTGGACCAGATCAAGCGGTAGCTCTTTGTCTTTCAGGAAAGCCAGCATCTCGGTGCCTAATTCATCAGTGCCAACGCGGCTGATGATCTGGGCGTTCAACCCAAAATTACGAAGATCGGCCGCTACGTTCATGGGCGCACCGCCCGCCTGTTTGCTGGTGGGCAGTACGTCCCAGAGTATCTCGCCGAAGCAGGTGATTGTCTGATTCATGGGTATTGGTTTTACGTGAGTAGGCGGTTACCTGGTCATTGAAATCCGTCAGGCGACCGGCACCAGCCTGTTTTAATGACCGACAAAGGTACGTTCGATCTGCTCCAGGCTGGTGCCTTTCGTTTCGGGCATCAGCTTCCAGACGAACAGCAGTTGCAGGATCATCATGACCGTAAAGAACATAAACGACGCAGCAGGCCCGAACTGGCCGGTCAGATACGGAAAGGTATAGGTGATTATGGCGGCCATGATCCAGTGGGTAAAGCTGCCCAGTGCCTGCCCGCTGGAACGTACTTCGTTAGGAAAAATTTCGGAGATGAATACCCAGATAACAGCCCCCTGCGAGAAACCAAAAAAGGCGATGTAGCCGAACAGGAACAGGGGTACCGACAGGCCATTAAACTCTTCCAGATAGAACGCCCGTGTCACCAGGCCCAGCATCACGATCAGCCCGACGGAACCAACCAGCATCAGCGTCCGGCGGCCAAAGCGGTCAATCAGGTTCATCGAAATCATCGTAAAGATCAGGTTGACCAACCCCACCCCCGCCGACGACAGCAGGGCCGAGCTCTTACCCAGGCCTGTCATTTCGAAAATACGGGGGGCGTAATACAGAATGGCATTGATCCCCGACACCTGGTTGAAGAACGCAAACAGCACCGCCAGCATAATGGGAGTGTTGTATTTGCCGGAAAACAGGCTGACCGTCTGGGGCTGATCGGCGTGCTGCTGTAACGTAGCCAGCGTGGCATCGGCCGTTTCCGGATCGATCATGTTCAGCACTTCCTTGGCTTCGGCAACTTTTCCTTTTTTGAGCAGGAGCCAGCGCGGGCTTTCGGGAATATACAGAACGGTAACCAGGAAGATCAGCGACGGAATGGCCTGAACACCCAGCATCCAGCGCCAGGGCTCAGCCCCGAAATTTTGCAGAAAATAGTTGGACACGTAGGCAATCAGAATACCCAGTACGACATTGAACTGAAACAGCGCGACCAGCAGCCCCCGCGATTTGGCCGGGGAAATCTCGGAAATGTACATCGGAGCCGCTACCGACGATGCACCGACTCCCAGCCCGCCCAGCAAGCGAAAAAAGAAGAAAAATCCCCAAGTTGGCGCCAGCGCCGTACCAAGTGAAGCGCCCAGGTAAATAACCCCAATCCAGAACAGGGTCCGCTTGCGTCCCAATCGTTCGGCGGGAATACCACCCGTCATGGCGCCAATGACCGTACCGATCAGAGCTACCGATATGGTCAGACCATGTTCGGCGTCGCTGAGGTTCCAGAGCGATTGAAGCGTCTGTTCTACGCCGGAGATAACCGCGGTATCAAAGCCAAACAGAAAGCCGCCCAGGGCAGCCGTAATCGACCAAAGAAATATGCGTTGGCTCTGACTCATACGTAGAAAGAATCGCTATGCACGACGGGTTTATGGTAAGATACAGGAAGAAAAAGGCGTAATCACGCGCCGATTTTCATCTAATTGCGCATCGGCCAAAGCATTGACTGACAACCAGTTTACTCCATAAAACGGCAACCGTTTTTGCCTTGGAGGGACCAATATAGCGATCAGGCCAGTTATTCGCTAAACCAAAACAGCCCGGATAACCCTATTGATTGCCTGGGCTATCGTTTAATTTCGTTTCTCTTTCCCGGCTCCTCATCCAGTACCCCCCAGCCCCGACGCCCGTTCTACGCAGATCGAGAGCTTCCAGACAGTGAAGCAAGCGACCAGAATTTCTAAATTCTAAGGCCTTACAAGCCAGAAACGATTATACTTTGGGGGTTTCTAGTTGTTACGAATAAGGCAGTAGCTGAAATTTTAACCACTGTATAGAAAACCTTCTCTCTTTCGTTTTATTTTTACCACAAAACATGCAATTGACTGACATGGAAACGCAAGCAGTGACGAAGCCCTACCCGTGGTTACGCTTTTATCCTAAAGGCGTTCCTCACGAGATCAATCCGGATGCTTATTCCTCGATAGCCGCCCTGCTGGACGATGGCTGCCAACGGTTTCACGACCGGCCGGCCTACAGTTGCATGGGCAAGGAGATTACGTTCGGCGAAGTGGATGCGTTGTCAAAACAGTTTGCGTCGTTCCTGCAGAATGATCTGGGTCTGAAACCCGGCGACCGGCTGGCGATTCAGATGCCTAATACGTTGCAGTATCCGGTAGTGATGTTTGGGGCACTGCGGGCGGGCCTGGCGGTGGTCAACACAAATCCATTGTACACCCCCCGCGAAATGCAGCACCAGTTCAAAGATTCGGGAACGAAAGCCCTAGTTATCCTGGCCAACTTTGCCAGCAACCTGGAAAAGATTCTGGAGCAGACCGATATTCAGCACGTTATTGTAACCGAACTGGGCGACCTGCTGGGTTTTCCAAAAAAGCAGATCGTTAACGCCGTTGTCAAATACGTCAAGAAGCTGGTGCCGTCCTACAAACTACCGAACGCCATCTCGTTCAGCGACGCCATGGGCCGGGGCAAACGGCAGCCATTCACGCCTGTAACCATCAAAAGTTCGGATCTGGCCTATGTGCAATACACCGGCGGCACAACCGGCGTATCAAAAGGCGCTATGCTGACGCACCGGAATCTGATCGCCAACGTAGAGGGGCAATACTACTGGATGCAACCCGGCGGCATTCCCGACGGGGAAGGAATCATTGTGGCGGCCCTCCCCCTCTACCACGTGTACGCCTTGACAACCAATGCCCTGGCGGGGCTACGTACCGGTGCCATGAATCTGCTTATTACCAATCCGCGGGATCTGAATGCTTTCATTGATGATCTTAAAAAGTACACGGTTACGGCCTTTACGGGTGTAAACACGCTTTACAACGGCCTGTTGAATCACCCGCGCATCAAAGAAGTCAACTTCAGCAAACTGACCATTACGTCGGCGGGGGGCATGGCGCTGCAAACGAGCGTAGCCGAACGCTGGAAGGCGCTGACCGGCGTTACACCCTGTGAAGGCTACGGCCTGACTGAAACCTCGCCGGTGCTGTCGTCGAACCCCACGGATGGGTCGGTACGGGTTGGAACGATTGGTGTTCCCTGGCCAAGTACCGACATGAAAATCATCAATGACGATGGGACTGATGCCGCCATTGGCGAGCGTGGCGAAGTAGTTGCTAAAGGACCACAGGTTTTCGTTGGCTACTACAATCGCCCTGACGAAACCGCCAACGCCATGATGGGCGAGTGGTTCAAAACCGGCGACATCGGCATTATGAACGAGGATGGTTTCTTCAAAATCGTCGACCGAAAAAAAGATATGATTCTGGTATCGGGCTTCAACGTTTATCCAAATGAGGTAGAAGACGTAGTAGCCCAGTGCCCCGGTGTCCTGGAAGTAGCCTGTATCGGCGTACCGGACGAGAAATCGACCGAGGTTGTCAAAATATGCGTCGTCAGAAAAGATCCAGAACTGACCGCCGACACGATTAAAGCGTTCTGCAGGGAAAACCTGACAGCATACAAAGTGCCGCGTATCATTGAATTCCGGGATGAGCTGCCGAAGTCCAACGTCGGCAAAATCCTGCGCCGTCCGCTACGGGACGAAGCGCTGGCCAAACTGGCGACGAAGTAATTATTCAGTTACCCCCGACTCCAGAAAGCTAGTATTGTAGGGGTTTTATGAGTTAGAGAATTCTGGCCTAGTTTGCTGCTAGCTACCACCGGCACGGGCCGCCCCGCCCTGCCCCCTCCCGCAACGGCGGACCGTTAAAAAATTAGGAGGGGGTGTTAAAAAGGTCGCTTCTGCTCGTTCCCCTCCTGTTTTAGGAGGGGCTAGGCGGGGCGGCCCGTGCCGGTGGTAAGAGCTAAACCCCGACAAGATCCCGACAAGATTAGGTGTTGGGAGAAGGACTGGGGTTGAGGCTATATCAATCAGGCCGCTACGGCCAGTTCGGGCTGTGTTTCTAGCAGTACAAGCTCTTTCTGGAAGCCGCGCAGATGCTGCATGAAGGCCGTGGCTTTCCGGCGCGATACGTCCACCCGATCGCCATTTAACAAACTAACGCTCAGTTGCTGCCGGTCGGGATTAATGCTTTCCAGATAAAGCAGGTTGATGATGTTCTTCTTGTGGGGCCGGACAAATACTTTCGGCGAGAGCCGACTTTCCAGCTTTTTGAGCGTGAGCGATACCATTAGCTGAGTACCATCGGCAAAGTGAAAAACGGTGTAGTTGCCTTCACCTTCCAGCCGAACGATCTGATGCATCGGCATTTTTTTGCGGTATCCCCAGAACGGTAATACCAGGTCTGACATAGCAAACTGATGGGCGATTTGCTCACGGCGCGTACTGCTGAGCAGTCCGGATTGCAGACTTACTTTCATAAACAGGATTAGATATGGTGTGAATAAATTGTAAACTCAGATCAGTCCAGCGATACATACCCGTAGCCTTGACCCGAATCACAAGCAAGTTTACAAAATTTTCATTATCAACCGTTTAGTAGACCGTATTTTTTGATCCCCCTTTTTGAACACAGTCTGGTACCGGGCTCTAAAAAGCGGGTTAACCCGATCATTGCGAACTATTTGAGCGCCTTTAACCTTGGAAAAGCAAACAGGTTTATTTGACTCCCATGGCTACCCTACTCGATTTGGTTGGAAACACTCCCCTCGTTGAACTGAACCGACTGAATCCTAATCCCAACATTAAAATTTACGGTAAACTGGAAGGCAACAACCCCGGTGGCAGCGTAAAAGACCGGGCTGCGGCCAGTATGATTCAGGGCGCTCTGGCCCGGAATGAGCTGAAACCGGGCATGAAGCTGATCGAAGCCACGAGCGGCAATACCGGTATTGCCCTGGCCATGATTGCCCGGCTTTATGACCTCGAGCTGGAACTGATCATGCCCGAAAACTCCACGCGCGAGCGCGTACTGACCATGGAAGCCTTCGGGGCGAAAGTCATCTTGACGGAAACGATGGAAAGCGCCCGCGATTATGCCGAAGCTCAGGTAGAAAAGGGCGGCTACTACCTCCTCAACCAGTTCGCCAATCCGGATAACTACTTGGCGCACTATAACACCACTGGTCCCGAAATCTGGCGTGACACGGCCGGGACAGTCACCCATTTTGTTTCATCAATGGGTACGACCGGTACCATCATGGGTACGTCGCGCTATCTGAAAGAGCAGAATCCAGACGTGCAGATCGTGGGATGCCAGCCAACAGATGGCTCATCGATTCCGGGTATCCGTAAATGGCCGGTGGAGTACCTGCCTAAAATTTTTGATCCGTCGCGGGTTGACCGCGTTATCGAGGTTTCGGCCGAAGACGCTACGCAGACAACTCGCCAGCTCGCCAGCGTTGAGGGTGTTTTTGCCGGTATGAGCAGTGGCGGTGCCGCCTGGGCCGCCCTGAAACTGGCGCAGGAATTGGAATCAGGCGTAATCGTCTGCATCATCTGCGACCGGGGTGACCGTTACCTTTCGTCGGATCTGTTTGGTTGATTGTCGGTGAGTTTGCTACGTCCGGTGTCACATTTGCGTATTTTTGCCGCATGTACAAGCGCCTGATTCTCCCGTTGCTATTCCGCTTCGATGCGGAGTCCATTCATCATACCATTACGTCGTTGCTCCGCTTTGCGCTGGCTATCCCCGGTGTATCGTTCCTTTGCCGCAAGCTCTACGTTGTTGATGATCCGCGACTGGCCCGGACGGTATTTGGGCTGACGTTTCCCAATCCGATCGGTATGGCGGCTGGCTTCGACAAAAACGCGGAGCTGGTAAGCGAGCTAAGCGATCTGGGATTCGGCTTCGTGGAGATCGG encodes:
- a CDS encoding carbohydrate kinase family protein encodes the protein MNQTITCFGEILWDVLPTSKQAGGAPMNVAADLRNFGLNAQIISRVGTDELGTEMLAFLKDKELPLDLVQVGQTHLTGVAKANISDRNEVTYKIVQPVAWDYIQLEPGLTEVVQQSEFFVYGSLAARSTRTYETLQALLDVAPKKVFDVNLRAPHYERDIVEALMHQADMAKLNEHELAELAGWYGDASDQEKAMQQLRERYTLDTVCVTLGEEGAILLNETGFVRQGGFPVEVADTIGSGDAFLAAFLYKTLQGDTPQQILEFACATGAYVATQRGATPDFTEATIQSFLQLSRVKTHSAD
- a CDS encoding sugar porter family MFS transporter yields the protein MSQSQRIFLWSITAALGGFLFGFDTAVISGVEQTLQSLWNLSDAEHGLTISVALIGTVIGAMTGGIPAERLGRKRTLFWIGVIYLGASLGTALAPTWGFFFFFRLLGGLGVGASSVAAPMYISEISPAKSRGLLVALFQFNVVLGILIAYVSNYFLQNFGAEPWRWMLGVQAIPSLIFLVTVLYIPESPRWLLLKKGKVAEAKEVLNMIDPETADATLATLQQHADQPQTVSLFSGKYNTPIMLAVLFAFFNQVSGINAILYYAPRIFEMTGLGKSSALLSSAGVGLVNLIFTMISMNLIDRFGRRTLMLVGSVGLIVMLGLVTRAFYLEEFNGLSVPLFLFGYIAFFGFSQGAVIWVFISEIFPNEVRSSGQALGSFTHWIMAAIITYTFPYLTGQFGPAASFMFFTVMMILQLLFVWKLMPETKGTSLEQIERTFVGH
- a CDS encoding AMP-binding protein; translated protein: METQAVTKPYPWLRFYPKGVPHEINPDAYSSIAALLDDGCQRFHDRPAYSCMGKEITFGEVDALSKQFASFLQNDLGLKPGDRLAIQMPNTLQYPVVMFGALRAGLAVVNTNPLYTPREMQHQFKDSGTKALVILANFASNLEKILEQTDIQHVIVTELGDLLGFPKKQIVNAVVKYVKKLVPSYKLPNAISFSDAMGRGKRQPFTPVTIKSSDLAYVQYTGGTTGVSKGAMLTHRNLIANVEGQYYWMQPGGIPDGEGIIVAALPLYHVYALTTNALAGLRTGAMNLLITNPRDLNAFIDDLKKYTVTAFTGVNTLYNGLLNHPRIKEVNFSKLTITSAGGMALQTSVAERWKALTGVTPCEGYGLTETSPVLSSNPTDGSVRVGTIGVPWPSTDMKIINDDGTDAAIGERGEVVAKGPQVFVGYYNRPDETANAMMGEWFKTGDIGIMNEDGFFKIVDRKKDMILVSGFNVYPNEVEDVVAQCPGVLEVACIGVPDEKSTEVVKICVVRKDPELTADTIKAFCRENLTAYKVPRIIEFRDELPKSNVGKILRRPLRDEALAKLATK
- a CDS encoding LytR/AlgR family response regulator transcription factor — its product is MKVSLQSGLLSSTRREQIAHQFAMSDLVLPFWGYRKKMPMHQIVRLEGEGNYTVFHFADGTQLMVSLTLKKLESRLSPKVFVRPHKKNIINLLYLESINPDRQQLSVSLLNGDRVDVSRRKATAFMQHLRGFQKELVLLETQPELAVAA
- the cysM gene encoding cysteine synthase CysM, whose product is MATLLDLVGNTPLVELNRLNPNPNIKIYGKLEGNNPGGSVKDRAAASMIQGALARNELKPGMKLIEATSGNTGIALAMIARLYDLELELIMPENSTRERVLTMEAFGAKVILTETMESARDYAEAQVEKGGYYLLNQFANPDNYLAHYNTTGPEIWRDTAGTVTHFVSSMGTTGTIMGTSRYLKEQNPDVQIVGCQPTDGSSIPGIRKWPVEYLPKIFDPSRVDRVIEVSAEDATQTTRQLASVEGVFAGMSSGGAAWAALKLAQELESGVIVCIICDRGDRYLSSDLFG